The Chryseolinea soli genome contains a region encoding:
- a CDS encoding amidohydrolase family protein produces the protein MIRLFLPLSLLLLTLSCALAQDAPKHLPIIDVHVHAMKVNPAFGGDMCPWFLKSMPGGDPGQPPPAFINTDCAEPLKAAKTDQEMQDAVIATMKRLNMTIVAYGDPVILRKWQKAAPGRVIPGIGISSPKDMTAKAFKDSLSSGFYKVMGEVAPQYQGISPSDMSLDEYFAAAEQLNIPVGIHMGTGGNGMANLTSPKYRASLGNPFLLEDMLARHPKLKVWVMHAGYPMIDEMIALMGANAYVYVDLAGFIWSYPQEEIHDYIRRLVQAGFGKRILYGTDLLVWPKLTEVSIGMIENANYLSFEQKRDILFNNAVRFFRLDESKFK, from the coding sequence ATGATACGCTTGTTTTTACCTCTATCCCTTTTGCTCCTGACGCTGTCTTGCGCACTTGCTCAGGATGCGCCAAAACATCTTCCCATCATCGATGTACACGTCCACGCCATGAAAGTGAACCCTGCGTTTGGCGGCGATATGTGCCCTTGGTTCTTGAAGAGTATGCCGGGAGGCGATCCCGGTCAGCCGCCGCCGGCTTTTATCAACACCGATTGTGCCGAGCCGCTCAAGGCAGCAAAGACCGACCAGGAAATGCAAGACGCCGTGATCGCTACGATGAAGCGGCTCAACATGACCATCGTGGCCTATGGCGACCCCGTGATCTTGCGCAAATGGCAGAAGGCCGCGCCGGGCAGAGTGATTCCCGGCATCGGCATCAGTTCTCCCAAAGACATGACGGCGAAAGCTTTTAAGGATTCGCTTTCATCAGGATTCTATAAAGTGATGGGAGAGGTGGCTCCGCAATACCAGGGCATCTCGCCCAGCGATATGTCGCTGGATGAATATTTTGCGGCGGCAGAGCAATTGAATATTCCCGTGGGCATTCACATGGGAACGGGAGGTAACGGCATGGCTAATCTCACGTCACCAAAATACAGAGCGTCGCTGGGAAATCCCTTCTTGTTGGAGGACATGCTGGCGCGCCATCCGAAACTGAAAGTGTGGGTGATGCATGCGGGCTATCCCATGATCGACGAAATGATCGCGCTCATGGGCGCCAATGCCTATGTGTATGTGGACCTCGCGGGTTTTATCTGGAGCTATCCGCAGGAAGAAATTCACGACTACATCCGGCGACTGGTCCAAGCAGGATTTGGAAAGCGCATTCTGTATGGAACGGATCTATTGGTGTGGCCTAAATTGACGGAGGTTTCGATTGGCATGATCGAGAATGCCAATTATTTATCGTTTGAACAGAAGCGGGACATTCTGTTTAATAATGCGGTGCGGTTTTTTAGATTGGATGAAAGTAAGTTCAAATAG
- a CDS encoding phosphodiester glycosidase family protein: protein MKKHRRIGLWCILVISLAAGTGAVIHRDTSTDNIVSYVVDPREQDIQFYWKDDKREILKSIQRLKDHLDQKHHKLIFAMNGGMFKADNSPQGLFIQQQTTVTPLDTTSGSGNFYLKPNGVFYITVDKNAVVCQTTNFVDSGRIAFATQSGPMLLIDGAVHPIFKKGSSNLNIRNGVGVLPDHKLLFAMSKEPINFYDFADFFKQAGCQNALYLDGFVSRTYLPEEKWIQTDGNFGVIIGVAIPE from the coding sequence ATGAAAAAACATAGGAGAATAGGGCTGTGGTGTATACTGGTGATTTCCCTGGCGGCAGGAACCGGTGCCGTTATACACCGGGATACATCGACGGATAACATCGTTAGTTATGTTGTAGACCCCAGAGAACAAGATATTCAGTTCTATTGGAAAGACGACAAGCGCGAAATTCTCAAAAGCATCCAACGCCTGAAAGATCACCTCGACCAAAAACACCATAAGCTCATCTTTGCCATGAACGGCGGCATGTTCAAGGCCGACAACTCACCCCAGGGACTTTTTATTCAACAACAAACCACGGTGACGCCACTGGACACCACATCGGGCAGTGGCAACTTTTATTTGAAGCCCAATGGCGTGTTCTATATTACCGTGGATAAAAATGCAGTCGTTTGCCAGACGACAAATTTTGTGGACAGCGGCCGGATTGCGTTTGCCACACAGTCGGGGCCGATGCTGCTGATCGACGGTGCGGTTCACCCCATATTCAAAAAAGGCTCATCCAATCTCAACATACGAAATGGCGTTGGTGTCCTTCCTGACCATAAGCTTCTGTTTGCCATGTCCAAGGAACCGATAAATTTCTATGACTTCGCCGATTTCTTCAAACAAGCGGGTTGTCAAAACGCCCTCTACCTGGATGGCTTTGTTTCCAGAACCTACCTCCCGGAAGAGAAATGGATCCAAACCGACGGCAACTTTGGCGTGATCATTGGCGTCGCGATCCCTGAATGA
- a CDS encoding TonB-dependent receptor has translation MKASLSILIAGSLWLCIHTGTFGYGSLVKGHVSDSTSGHSLAGATIVLGADQELSITDELGNFKFDDLAPGTYRVRVSYIGYRAQEIVVSVGENETVTVKVQLAASTLSLNEVVVSGNASAEETMTTISKIDMALRPVKSSQEILRMIPGVVTAQHAGGGKAEQIFLRGFDLDHGTDISLSVDGMPVNMVSHAHGQGYADLHFLTPEIIDYVNFNKGPYYASVGDFNTTGYANFQTKNALDQSSVKFEAGRFDTYRAVGLFNVLNNPTKNQHAYFATEYQFTNGPFESPQNFNRINLFGKFTSRIGDHEFFTASLSTFKSEWDASGQIPERTISSGLISRFGALDNTEGGFTGRSNANFSFLKFLDDGSFLKNQFYVSRYNFELYSNFTYFLNDSINGDEIKQKENRTIYGYNGSYQKELHLGSMPVQSEFGMGFRYDDVDNIELSHVKARYTFISPIALGDVDQINGSAYADFKVSLSSRLILNAGGRVDAFSFQYANKLDSSYSRKVQTATAISPKLSLFYNATPALQLYIKSGYGFHSNDARVVVAQEGKQILPKAFGTDIGFFAKPAKSLLVNFAIWQLNLQQEFVYVGDEAVVEPSGETQRYGLDLSLRYQALNWLFLDFDGNYAHGRSVDDPEGENYIPLAPTFTSVAGVTATLRNGLRASLRYRLVSDRPANENNSVVAKGYFLLDGVITYTRSKYELSLSATNILNREWNEAQFDTLTRLRGENTGVSELTFTPGDPAFVKTGIRFFF, from the coding sequence GTGAAGGCGTCATTAAGTATACTGATAGCCGGATCGTTATGGTTGTGCATTCATACGGGAACGTTCGGGTATGGGAGTTTAGTGAAAGGTCATGTTTCGGATTCAACAAGCGGTCACTCCCTGGCTGGTGCAACGATTGTCCTGGGTGCTGATCAGGAGCTTTCAATCACCGACGAACTTGGAAACTTCAAATTCGACGATCTGGCGCCGGGTACGTATCGCGTGCGAGTTTCGTATATCGGTTATCGCGCGCAGGAAATCGTGGTTAGCGTTGGTGAGAATGAAACGGTCACGGTAAAGGTGCAACTTGCTGCTTCAACCCTGAGTTTGAACGAGGTTGTAGTAAGCGGTAACGCATCGGCAGAAGAAACGATGACGACGATTTCTAAAATTGATATGGCGCTGCGACCGGTCAAGTCATCGCAGGAGATCTTAAGAATGATTCCTGGTGTTGTCACCGCACAGCATGCCGGTGGCGGGAAAGCCGAGCAGATCTTTCTTCGCGGATTTGATCTTGATCACGGGACCGATATAAGCCTTTCGGTTGATGGAATGCCGGTGAATATGGTTTCTCATGCGCACGGTCAGGGCTATGCCGACCTTCATTTCCTGACGCCCGAGATCATTGATTATGTGAATTTCAATAAAGGACCTTATTATGCCAGTGTTGGCGACTTCAATACGACGGGATATGCAAACTTTCAAACGAAGAACGCGCTTGATCAAAGCAGCGTGAAATTCGAAGCCGGACGTTTCGATACGTATCGCGCGGTGGGCTTGTTTAACGTTCTGAACAATCCAACAAAGAATCAGCATGCTTATTTCGCTACGGAATATCAGTTTACCAACGGACCCTTTGAGAGTCCGCAAAACTTCAATCGCATTAATTTATTTGGAAAATTTACCTCCCGAATCGGTGATCATGAATTCTTTACGGCATCGCTGTCAACCTTTAAAAGTGAATGGGATGCATCGGGACAAATTCCGGAACGGACCATCTCGAGCGGATTGATTTCACGTTTTGGCGCCCTCGACAACACCGAAGGCGGATTTACAGGACGAAGCAACGCTAACTTCTCATTCCTCAAATTTTTGGACGATGGCTCCTTTTTAAAAAATCAATTCTATGTGAGCCGTTACAACTTTGAGCTGTACTCTAACTTTACTTATTTTTTGAATGATTCCATAAACGGTGATGAGATCAAACAAAAGGAAAACCGGACGATTTACGGATACAATGGATCTTATCAAAAAGAACTTCATCTTGGAAGTATGCCGGTGCAATCGGAATTCGGAATGGGTTTCCGCTATGACGATGTGGATAATATCGAGCTTTCGCATGTAAAAGCCCGTTATACGTTCATCAGTCCGATAGCTTTGGGTGATGTTGACCAGATCAATGGAAGCGCGTACGCGGATTTTAAGGTGAGCTTGTCGTCCAGGTTGATCCTGAATGCCGGGGGTCGCGTGGATGCGTTTTCATTCCAATATGCTAACAAACTGGATAGTTCGTATTCGCGAAAAGTACAGACGGCCACTGCGATCAGTCCCAAGTTAAGTCTCTTCTACAATGCAACGCCTGCACTCCAACTCTATATTAAATCCGGCTATGGATTTCATTCCAACGATGCCCGCGTCGTGGTGGCGCAAGAGGGTAAGCAGATTCTTCCAAAAGCATTCGGAACCGACATAGGCTTCTTTGCGAAACCTGCAAAAAGCTTGCTTGTGAATTTTGCTATCTGGCAATTGAATTTGCAACAGGAATTCGTATACGTGGGCGACGAAGCCGTCGTGGAACCCAGTGGCGAAACACAGCGCTATGGGCTTGATCTTTCACTACGGTACCAGGCATTGAATTGGTTATTTCTCGACTTTGACGGTAACTATGCGCACGGCCGATCGGTTGACGATCCTGAAGGTGAAAATTACATTCCACTCGCACCCACCTTTACCAGTGTCGCGGGGGTTACGGCAACCCTTCGAAATGGCTTGCGCGCAAGTTTGCGATACCGCCTTGTTTCTGACAGACCGGCAAATGAAAACAATTCTGTTGTTGCGAAAGGATACTTCCTGCTCGATGGGGTGATCACCTATACGAGATCAAAGTATGAACTGAGTCTCTCAGCGACCAACATTTTGAATCGTGAATGGAACGAGGCTCAATTCGATACGCTGACCCGGCTTCGCGGGGAAAATACCGGTGTCTCGGAGTTGACGTTTACCCCCGGCGACCCGGCATTTGTCAAGACGGGTATTCGATTTTTCTTTTAA
- a CDS encoding HupE/UreJ family protein, with product MGAHSCFSNRQRKNWRLPFLIAIFGISVLVPLKVHAHPSPNSILLLDVSSDRVVLEAHIPLPELALVLGDEIQRTPDVLTERFSSVLHAYFLEHVHAYVDKNHPWGVAIKQMSMDKGRYIDSNISYYEVVVQFVLLPNSGEGTRSFTLQYDAVMHQVVNHVALISIRRDWEAGIIHADTTKDVSVIGWNLSNNSIPPLQVTLDAGSWWKGIASMLGLGMQHIKEGTDHLLFLLTLLLSAPLTVKSRRWGNYGGLRYSLFNLLKVVSAFTIGHSLTLLVGALGWMHIPSQPVEILIAFSILISAVHAFRPVFAGKEIYIAMGFGLIHGLAFASILTDLNLDTGQMIWSILGFNIGIELMQIFVIVMTVPWLILLSRTPYYSGVRMGGAGFAVIASLAWIFERVSGTSAFISLMIEKFADNAAYGIGLLAIISLIVHFLNRPKVNVV from the coding sequence ATGGGAGCCCATTCATGTTTTAGCAATCGCCAGCGTAAAAACTGGCGATTGCCCTTTTTGATAGCGATTTTTGGGATAAGCGTGCTTGTTCCTTTAAAAGTCCACGCTCATCCGTCACCCAATTCAATATTACTCCTCGATGTGAGCTCGGACAGGGTTGTGCTGGAGGCCCATATTCCTTTGCCTGAATTGGCACTCGTGTTGGGCGATGAAATACAGAGGACACCGGACGTACTAACCGAGCGTTTCTCTTCCGTACTCCATGCCTATTTCCTGGAACACGTTCACGCCTATGTTGATAAAAATCATCCGTGGGGGGTGGCCATTAAACAAATGAGCATGGACAAGGGTAGATACATCGACAGCAACATCTCTTACTACGAGGTTGTTGTACAATTTGTGTTGCTCCCAAATTCCGGCGAAGGTACCCGATCCTTTACCTTACAGTATGACGCCGTCATGCATCAGGTGGTGAATCACGTTGCGCTCATTTCAATCAGGAGAGACTGGGAAGCGGGCATTATCCATGCAGACACAACAAAAGATGTGAGCGTGATCGGTTGGAATCTAAGCAACAATTCTATTCCTCCACTGCAGGTGACCCTCGATGCGGGTAGTTGGTGGAAAGGGATCGCCAGCATGTTGGGGCTCGGCATGCAACACATAAAAGAAGGTACGGATCACTTGCTTTTTCTGCTGACACTACTTCTGTCGGCACCCTTGACGGTCAAATCTCGGCGGTGGGGAAATTATGGTGGTCTGCGCTACAGCCTGTTTAACCTGCTCAAGGTCGTCTCGGCATTTACGATAGGTCATTCACTCACCTTGTTAGTCGGAGCATTGGGTTGGATGCATATCCCCAGTCAGCCGGTGGAGATACTGATTGCATTTTCAATACTGATTTCGGCTGTCCATGCATTTCGCCCGGTCTTTGCGGGTAAGGAAATATATATCGCCATGGGCTTTGGCCTGATTCACGGACTTGCTTTCGCTAGTATCCTTACAGACTTAAATCTTGACACGGGGCAAATGATATGGAGCATCCTCGGATTCAACATCGGAATAGAGCTCATGCAAATTTTTGTTATTGTGATGACCGTGCCGTGGCTTATCCTGCTTAGCCGTACGCCTTATTACAGTGGTGTGAGAATGGGCGGTGCAGGGTTCGCGGTCATTGCTTCCCTTGCCTGGATTTTTGAACGCGTATCAGGAACGTCAGCCTTTATTTCGTTGATGATCGAAAAATTTGCCGATAACGCGGCGTACGGCATTGGTTTGCTCGCTATTATTTCCCTGATCGTTCATTTTCTAAACCGGCCCAAAGTTAACGTGGTGTAG
- a CDS encoding DUF3500 domain-containing protein — MRSQKRKFNPDVVLAGVMLILPSIFIISACNDKDEQVLTPSVTSFTPTSGPAGTTVTITGLNFSSTLANNAVSFNGTGATISSASSTALVVTVPTAATTGKITVTVDGQSVETTDDFTVTTTSSTSDCGSATTQIEKLVCLANTFLGTLTSTQQSSVVITLNLTNAKRWSNLPCALSCRNGLLFSSLTTAQQTAALALIEAASGTVSNEGYEEFQTIRAADDYLGTMQSGYSAGNYVIAFLGTPSTTGKWMIQFGGHHYAQNITYDNGQVTSITPMHEAVEPNGSFTVNGTTYSSPMTSELAAVREMLAAFTTSELASAKISSTFSDCLMVPGSTTNTFPSTKQGIQVSSLSTAAQAKVLVTIAAWVNDVDPTSAATYLTTYQNELANTYVTYSSNTSGTSGTASSFFTSNTDYVRIDGPSVWIEFICQNGVVISNQVHYHTVMRDHNRDYIGL; from the coding sequence ATGAGATCACAGAAAAGAAAATTCAATCCCGACGTTGTGCTGGCAGGAGTCATGCTTATCCTGCCGAGTATATTTATTATTTCGGCATGCAATGACAAAGACGAACAAGTCTTGACGCCTTCCGTAACGAGTTTCACTCCGACGAGCGGCCCTGCAGGAACAACCGTCACCATCACAGGCTTAAACTTTAGCTCAACATTGGCAAACAATGCCGTGTCATTCAATGGCACAGGGGCTACGATTTCGAGCGCTTCATCGACAGCATTGGTCGTTACTGTGCCGACGGCGGCGACTACAGGAAAAATTACGGTAACTGTAGACGGACAATCGGTTGAGACGACAGATGACTTTACGGTAACAACAACTTCGTCAACCAGCGATTGCGGTTCGGCTACAACACAGATTGAAAAACTGGTCTGCCTGGCCAATACCTTCCTGGGTACGTTGACCAGTACGCAACAGTCTTCTGTTGTGATAACGTTAAATCTAACGAACGCAAAAAGGTGGTCAAATCTCCCCTGTGCCTTGTCCTGCCGGAATGGATTGCTTTTTAGTAGTTTGACAACCGCTCAGCAAACGGCTGCCTTGGCGTTGATTGAAGCAGCATCCGGAACCGTCAGCAATGAGGGATATGAGGAGTTTCAAACGATTCGTGCCGCCGATGATTACCTGGGAACGATGCAGTCGGGTTATAGTGCCGGTAACTATGTCATCGCATTTTTAGGGACACCGAGCACGACGGGCAAGTGGATGATCCAATTTGGTGGGCATCACTACGCTCAAAACATTACTTACGATAACGGACAAGTCACCAGCATAACGCCCATGCATGAGGCGGTCGAGCCAAATGGTTCCTTCACCGTGAACGGCACCACCTATAGCAGTCCCATGACCTCGGAGCTTGCCGCCGTTCGTGAGATGCTTGCGGCATTCACTACGAGTGAGCTTGCTTCTGCAAAGATCTCGTCGACTTTCTCTGATTGTTTAATGGTGCCGGGTTCGACCACCAACACCTTCCCATCTACAAAACAGGGCATACAGGTGAGCAGCTTGAGTACAGCAGCGCAAGCAAAAGTATTGGTTACTATCGCCGCCTGGGTCAATGACGTCGATCCTACGAGCGCAGCAACGTATCTCACCACCTATCAAAATGAGTTGGCCAATACGTACGTCACCTATTCCAGCAACACCAGCGGGACTTCGGGAACGGCGAGTTCATTTTTCACATCCAATACAGATTACGTGCGCATTGACGGACCGAGTGTGTGGATTGAATTCATCTGTCAAAATGGCGTCGTGATCTCAAATCAAGTTCACTATCACACGGTAATGCGTGACCATAACCGTGACTATATCGGATTATAA
- a CDS encoding sensor histidine kinase, with amino-acid sequence MVAHILGGLAFLTIPILLSPRPSHMPFFSRPTLRDLLANVLMLVIFYLNYYFFIPRLYFRKKEVLYFTIIALGFLAISYAPSLMTGYIPWNASRELHPTVLSGLQTNPRMVDDAAYLTQVKHSIFLYMAVVLFSILLRIRTKLLSTETMKHVAELGILKNQINPHFLFNTLNNIYAYAIKEEAQITATSVLKLSGMMRYVVTETGKQFVSLEKEIMYTDDYIDLQKMRLTRSMHLSYAVIGRVDQLTIAPIILMPFIENAFKHGVNPDRESYISIRIEITDNNLELVVENQKVKTSPEQHTKSGVGVENTKSRLELLYPKKHSLVIRDDESHHRVRLNLILA; translated from the coding sequence ATGGTGGCCCATATTCTGGGGGGGCTCGCTTTTCTGACCATCCCCATCCTTCTATCGCCACGCCCGAGTCACATGCCCTTTTTCTCCAGGCCCACATTGCGAGATCTTTTGGCCAATGTGTTGATGCTTGTGATCTTCTATCTCAACTACTATTTCTTCATCCCCAGACTCTACTTCAGGAAAAAGGAAGTGTTGTATTTCACGATCATCGCGCTCGGATTCTTAGCGATTTCCTACGCGCCTTCGCTGATGACCGGATACATACCGTGGAATGCATCGCGTGAACTTCATCCCACGGTATTATCCGGATTGCAGACAAATCCAAGAATGGTAGATGACGCCGCCTATCTGACCCAGGTGAAACACAGCATCTTTTTATACATGGCCGTAGTGTTGTTTTCGATCCTGTTAAGAATTCGGACCAAACTGCTTTCTACAGAAACGATGAAGCATGTCGCTGAATTGGGTATACTGAAAAATCAAATCAATCCTCATTTTCTTTTCAATACACTGAACAACATCTACGCTTACGCGATCAAGGAAGAGGCGCAGATTACGGCCACCAGCGTTCTGAAACTGTCCGGCATGATGCGCTATGTGGTCACCGAAACAGGAAAACAATTTGTCTCGTTGGAAAAAGAAATCATGTATACCGACGATTACATCGATTTGCAAAAAATGCGGCTTACCCGTTCCATGCACTTATCGTATGCTGTGATTGGCCGCGTAGACCAACTAACGATTGCGCCGATCATCCTGATGCCCTTTATCGAGAATGCATTTAAACATGGCGTTAACCCCGATCGGGAATCGTATATTAGCATTAGAATTGAGATAACCGACAACAATCTTGAACTCGTCGTGGAAAATCAAAAAGTAAAGACTTCACCGGAGCAACATACGAAAAGCGGTGTTGGGGTCGAAAATACAAAATCGAGGCTGGAGTTGTTATATCCCAAAAAGCATTCACTTGTCATTCGTGATGACGAAAGCCATCATCGGGTTCGACTAAATTTAATCCTCGCGTGA
- a CDS encoding LytR/AlgR family response regulator transcription factor: MISAIAIDDEPLPLGIIEKYCQATDFISLDKTFTKTGDAKIYLEKYPVDLLFLDINMPEISGIDFYKGLKQDTMVIFTTAHVQYAFDGFELSAVDFLLKPYSLERFLVAVNKAKEYHSFLHRKESTEEKHIFIRSEHHLIKLPISDILYIEGLADYLKIHLENGKILVTRATMKGILSRLSDKKFIRVHRSFIVPFHRILSVRNKNIMLAGDREIPIGISYEEAFLKAFGKG, encoded by the coding sequence GTGATCTCCGCTATAGCCATCGATGATGAACCCTTACCCTTGGGAATAATCGAAAAGTATTGCCAGGCAACAGATTTCATCTCCCTGGATAAGACCTTCACAAAAACCGGTGACGCAAAAATATATCTGGAAAAATACCCGGTCGACCTGCTCTTCCTTGATATTAATATGCCCGAAATTTCAGGGATCGATTTCTACAAGGGATTGAAACAGGACACCATGGTCATTTTCACAACCGCTCATGTGCAGTATGCTTTTGACGGATTTGAGTTGAGCGCAGTGGATTTTCTACTCAAGCCCTATTCGCTGGAACGATTTTTAGTCGCCGTCAACAAGGCAAAGGAATATCACAGCTTCCTCCACCGAAAAGAATCGACAGAGGAAAAACATATCTTTATTCGTTCAGAACACCATCTGATCAAGTTGCCCATTTCGGACATTCTTTATATCGAAGGACTGGCGGATTATCTTAAGATCCATTTGGAGAATGGAAAAATATTGGTGACCCGGGCGACCATGAAGGGCATCCTTTCAAGACTTTCCGACAAGAAATTCATCCGGGTACACCGGTCGTTTATTGTGCCCTTTCACAGGATACTCTCGGTAAGAAACAAAAACATCATGCTTGCCGGTGACCGGGAAATTCCGATCGGCATTAGCTATGAGGAGGCTTTTCTCAAAGCATTCGGAAAAGGATAG
- a CDS encoding ABC transporter permease: MLRNYLKIAFRNLLRNSSYSSINIGGLAAGMAVAMLIGLWVYDELTYNSYLPEYRRVAQVYQRQTINGQTFTQDAVPFPTGQELQKVYGGDFKYVVMSSWTNSHILSRGDTTITKTGNFMDVDAAKLLALKMIAGSHDGLRDPNSILLSRSTARALFGDQDPINALMKVDNSLDVKVTGVYEDIPASNFDGLTFIVPWELYTIAQPWVKNVRDKWDTNSFQCFVQIADLADMTSLSKKIIHAKYNRVDPDDKKFNAEIFLHPMKDWHLHSQWENGVATGGLIEYVWLFGIIGTFVLLLACINFMNLSTARSEQRGKEVGIRKSIGSLRKQLITQFLSESFLVVGLAFLLTIIIVSLCLPSFNTLAGKQMTLPFNHVGFWLASLAFMLITGMLAGSYPALYLSSFQPAKVLKGVMKAGRRATLPRRILVVVQFTVSVTLIIGTLVVYRQIQFTKDRPVGYDRNGLVMLQQKSTQFKGKFDVLRNELKGSGAVQEVAQSSSPLTQVWSNNGGFDWEGKDPGLQAGFATIWSTAEYGQTVGWKIVDGRDFSRDIASDTAAIIINQAAVKFMGIEDPVGKIVKWGEGYQYKIIGVVSDLLMESPFFDVKQTMYFRATENDSWMIMNLNPALSTHEALTRAEQVFKQYLPGVPFDYQFADVEHAQKFAAEQRIGTLSGIFAGLAVFISCLGLLGLASFVAEQRTKEIGIRKVLGASVASLWQMLSKDFVILVLAACLIAIPLSYYFTHDWLKNYPYRTTISWWIYAATVAGALALTVMMVSFQAIKAALSNPVKSLRSE, translated from the coding sequence ATGCTCCGAAATTATCTGAAAATCGCCTTCCGGAACCTCCTTCGAAATAGCAGTTATTCCAGCATCAACATCGGGGGACTGGCAGCAGGGATGGCCGTGGCGATGTTGATCGGGCTTTGGGTATACGACGAACTCACGTACAATTCATATCTCCCCGAATACCGGCGCGTGGCACAGGTGTATCAGCGCCAAACCATAAACGGTCAGACCTTCACCCAGGACGCCGTTCCGTTTCCCACAGGCCAAGAACTTCAAAAGGTGTATGGTGGTGACTTCAAATATGTCGTGATGAGTTCCTGGACCAACAGCCATATCCTGAGTCGCGGCGATACCACGATCACGAAAACGGGCAACTTTATGGATGTGGACGCCGCCAAACTCCTCGCATTAAAAATGATTGCCGGCAGCCACGACGGCCTGCGCGATCCCAACTCCATCCTGCTTTCACGATCCACGGCACGTGCGCTTTTTGGCGACCAGGATCCCATCAATGCCTTGATGAAGGTCGACAACAGCCTCGATGTAAAAGTTACCGGCGTATACGAAGACATACCGGCTTCCAATTTTGACGGGCTGACCTTTATTGTCCCCTGGGAGTTGTATACCATCGCGCAGCCATGGGTGAAAAATGTCCGCGACAAATGGGACACGAACTCGTTTCAATGCTTCGTGCAGATCGCCGACCTCGCCGACATGACCAGCCTGAGCAAAAAGATCATCCACGCGAAGTACAATCGCGTAGATCCAGATGATAAAAAATTCAATGCCGAGATCTTTCTTCATCCCATGAAAGACTGGCACCTCCACTCCCAATGGGAAAACGGTGTGGCTACCGGTGGATTGATCGAGTACGTATGGTTGTTTGGCATCATTGGAACGTTCGTGCTGTTACTGGCTTGCATCAACTTTATGAACCTCAGCACAGCGCGCTCGGAGCAACGCGGAAAGGAAGTGGGCATTCGAAAATCGATCGGGTCGTTGCGAAAACAACTGATCACCCAATTCCTGAGCGAATCGTTTTTGGTGGTGGGGCTGGCCTTCCTGCTCACGATCATCATCGTTTCGTTGTGCTTGCCTTCGTTCAACACGTTGGCCGGGAAGCAAATGACACTGCCCTTCAACCACGTGGGTTTTTGGCTCGCCAGTCTTGCCTTCATGCTCATCACCGGCATGCTGGCCGGAAGTTACCCGGCGTTGTACTTGTCTTCTTTTCAACCTGCAAAAGTTTTGAAAGGGGTGATGAAGGCCGGACGTCGGGCCACGTTGCCGCGACGCATCTTGGTGGTGGTTCAATTTACCGTTTCCGTGACCTTGATCATCGGCACGCTGGTGGTGTACCGGCAGATCCAGTTCACGAAAGACCGGCCCGTTGGGTACGATCGCAACGGCTTGGTTATGCTCCAGCAAAAATCCACGCAGTTCAAAGGAAAGTTCGATGTGCTGCGAAATGAATTGAAGGGCTCGGGCGCCGTTCAGGAAGTAGCCCAATCATCCAGTCCGCTCACGCAAGTGTGGTCCAACAACGGCGGGTTTGACTGGGAAGGAAAAGACCCCGGCCTGCAGGCCGGTTTCGCCACCATCTGGTCCACGGCCGAGTATGGCCAGACCGTTGGCTGGAAGATCGTTGACGGTCGCGACTTTTCGCGCGACATCGCATCGGACACGGCCGCCATCATCATCAACCAGGCCGCCGTCAAATTCATGGGCATCGAAGACCCTGTGGGGAAAATTGTGAAGTGGGGCGAAGGTTATCAATACAAGATCATCGGGGTGGTGAGCGACCTGCTCATGGAATCGCCCTTCTTCGATGTGAAGCAAACGATGTATTTCAGGGCAACCGAAAACGACAGCTGGATGATCATGAACCTGAACCCGGCGCTCAGCACCCATGAGGCCCTGACCCGGGCGGAACAGGTCTTCAAACAATACCTCCCGGGCGTTCCGTTCGACTACCAATTCGCCGATGTGGAGCACGCTCAGAAATTTGCAGCCGAACAGCGCATCGGAACCTTGTCGGGTATCTTTGCCGGGTTGGCGGTCTTTATCAGTTGCCTGGGATTGCTGGGACTTGCCTCGTTCGTAGCCGAGCAGCGCACGAAGGAGATCGGCATCCGCAAAGTGTTGGGCGCATCGGTGGCCAGTCTGTGGCAAATGTTGTCGAAAGACTTCGTGATCCTGGTGCTCGCCGCGTGCCTGATCGCGATCCCGCTCTCGTACTACTTCACGCACGACTGGCTGAAAAATTATCCATATCGCACCACGATCTCGTGGTGGATCTATGCAGCTACCGTGGCCGGGGCATTGGCGTTGACAGTGATGATGGTGAGCTTCCAGGCCATCAAAGCGGCGTTGTCCAATCCAGTGAAGTCGCTGCGATCGGAGTGA